A single region of the Leishmania panamensis strain MHOM/PA/94/PSC-1 chromosome 23 sequence genome encodes:
- a CDS encoding hypothetical protein (TriTrypDB/GeneDB-style sysID: LpmP.23.1780): MGSMPVSSPMPDKRVCLFFDCRVAGDGRGYEELRRTVHTQCSQLLILSHLHSSGSGTTLSVTVHLVTHTRVEYFATLLCAATTDKPIDSGAIGVMNGLRALADAQPDHRIHACGAATFGNRMESVLPHIQRALGDSQQRRQLILFCSSYVSHTEATQSLSGLRLDASPHQWMRCILVDWEAVCVTVGELTSSVRVYRCSLSARQLQAAVQDSLSLFLLPDARSLRRLGLQLGLQTLPVVATVWHYAGLPGKCDTLNSVLRADRAPPAAAPVARGMVHQRLAETTRRHAPFTAVSMVERGGRDTLSILHLRAVLEADKVDESLLLGDTWVLTLDPSAASTFTSTLTSSSESPWSWDASTVALWHAFCDTFLGDALVLSGEDTGIEACRHAMQSHHHFVAYFMPDRTMRVREIVPPELRFVPLPAPLMRKGLQEQRVYQAEMHRLRQQLVSHCASASFSLDTLLSSGWRGAMSAP; encoded by the coding sequence ATGGGCTCCATGCCAGTTTCTTCGCCCATGCCGGATAAGCGCGTCTGCCTCTTCTTTGATTGTCGTGTCGCAGGGGACGGTAGAGGGtatgaggagctgcggcgcaCCGTGCACACACAATGCAGCCAGCTGTTGATTCTTTCCCACCTTCACTCCTCTGGTAGTGGCACTACGCTTTCTGTCACCGTCCATCTTGTGACCCACACTCGTGTAGAGTATTTCGCAACATTGTTGTGCGCAGCAACCACCGACAAGCCAATCGATTCTGGCGCTATTGGCGTGATGAATGGCTTACGCGCTCTTGCAGATGCCCAGCCGGATCACCGCATTCACGCATGCGGCGCAGCTACATTTGGAAATCGCATGGAATCGGTGCTTCCACACATTCAGCGAGCTCTGGGTgactcgcagcagcgccgtcagctcatcctcttctgctcctcctaCGTGAGTCACACAGAGGCAACGCAAAGTTTGTCGGGACTTCGCCTTGACGCTTCGCCGCATCAGTGGATGCGTTGTATCCTGGTAGACTGGGAGGCAGTGTGCGTGACTGTCGGCGAGCTGACAAGCAGCGTGCGCGTCTACCGCTGCTCTCTCAGCGCGCGCCAACTGCAGGCTGCAGTGCAGGATagtctctctttgtttctgcTACCCGATGCGCGCTCTTTACGTCGCCTTGGGCTGCAACTTGGCTTGCAAACACTTCCGGTTGTTGCGACGGTTTGGCATTACGCGGGCCTCCCTGGCAAGTGTGATACTCTCAACAGCGTACTGAGGGCAGATCgtgcgccgcctgccgcgGCACCTGTGGCCAGGGGTATGGTGCACCAACGCCTTGCAGAGACGACTCGCCGTCATGCTCCGTTCACTGCGGTGTCGATGGTAGAGAGGGGTGGTCGGGACACCTTGTCCATACTGCATCTACGCGCAGTGCTCGAAGCTGACAAGGTAGACGAATCACTCTTGTTGGGTGACACATGGGTGCTGACCCTGGACCCATCGGCTGCTTCCACCTTCACCTCCACCTTGACCTCTTCTTCCGAGTCTCCTTGGTCATGGGATGCGTCGACGGTCGCGCTCTGGCACGCCTTCTGCGACACCTTCCTCGGCGACGCACTCGTGCTCAGCGGTGAGGACACGGGCATCGAAGCATGCCGCCATGCAATGCAGAGCCATCATCACTTCGTGGCATACTTCATGCCAGACCGGACgatgcgcgtgcgcgagATTGTGCCTCCAGAGCTGCGCTTCGTGCCGCTCCCCgcgccgctgatgcgcaAAGGGCTACAAGAGCAGAGGGTGTATCAGGCAGAAATGCATCGCcttcggcagcagctggtgtcgcactgcgcctccgcctccttctcgctcGATACACTCCTCTCCAGCGGATGGCGCGGTGCAATGAGTGCACCGTAG